Within the Penaeus chinensis breed Huanghai No. 1 chromosome 43, ASM1920278v2, whole genome shotgun sequence genome, the region AGCTGGGTCCCATTCAACTCTTTTTACTACGCGAATACTACTACTCGGTATAAGTAACAGGAAAGTATAAACGCTAGAAACACGGAtcgaaaaaagtgaaacaaatgaaaaacaaaacaaaattatgaaaCTCATGTGTTAAGGATACCAAATTACACgcgggatgatgatggtgatggtgatggtgatggtggtgatgatgatggtgatggtggtgatgatgatggtgatggtgatgatgatgatgatgatgatgatgatgaatgattgatgattgatgatggttgatgatgattgatgatgattgatgatgattgatgatgattgttgatgaCTGCTGCTGCTGGATGatggatgctgctgctgctgctgatgatgatgatgatgatgatgatgataatgatgatgctgatgctgctgctgctgatgatgatgattcattaAGTAAAATCAATTGACAATACTTGTAGCCATTTTCTCCATTAGCGCATTCCTTGGCAGCCAAATTTTGAAGGATCTCATTCAACAAATTAATACGACATTAATTCTATAACGAAATCTGAGTCAGTTCACCATGCATTTTAGTATTTACACAAAtaccaaaataagaaaataaatcggTTTAATATCAGttcaaaataaaatgcaaatgcaCTAATTATGTTGTGAAACTCGAATTAATGTAACATATGTGAGGTCAGGaaatataataacagaaattcTTATGAAATTCGTTAAGAAAATGAGTTAAAACACTCCACATCCTTATTTTTGGTAAAACGGACCATCTATTCATAATCCATTATTATTCAAGCAGAAATAATACAGAGATCAGTTGATTTCATCCCTTTATACACATTCAGTATTAATTACATTgtaccttctttcttttcatcatcatatcaccaccaccgccatcatcaccatcaccatcatcacccacaccatcacaaccatcaccatcaccatcgccatcatcaccaccaccatcatcatcctcatcctcatcatcatcctcatcctcatcatcatcctcatcctcatcctcatcatcatcatcaccaccaccaccaccaccatcaccatcatcattcattatcccTCTACTTCAATCCAAACAAATCAAACCCACAGCCCTACTTCCAACACTAAACAAGAAATCAAGTTACCGTACATGAGTCCAGTGGAGGCTAATCCAGAGACCATCCAGGACTGTAGATTAGGAAACATGAAGAGCAGGCTTGTTCCGGCCAACAGCACGCCCGTCACGACCGCGGGCATCGCCGAGGAGAGATTCTGGTTTGAAAAGGTGGGCGGGGGCGGTTAAATCTTAACGGTTTTAACGgttttaacgatttttttttttttgggggggggggggtaaaatgtaTTAGGATGTAATaggtaaaatgtttttttttttgtttttttttaggggggaggggaggtaatagGATGGAAGTTTCTTAGTTTACGATAAGGTTATGGTTTGAATAATTTGTTTTTCCTAGGTCACCGGCATCCTTGTGATGACGGTTGGTATCGTGTTTGATAAACCCCAGATGGAGACGTTTAACTTTGATgaaagaccgaaaaaaaagaaaacgaaaaagaggcaagaaagccaaacatgaacaaaaaataataataataataataaaaataaaaataaaataaaggagagaaaaaaaaaaatgaaaataagggaaaaataaataaaatataatgaaaatgaggggaaaatataatgaaaatcagggaaaagtaattaaaaatatgatgaaaatgagggaaaattaaataaaatacaatgaaaatcagggaaaagtaattaaaaatataaagaaaatgaggggaaaataagacaataagaataagaaaataataataacaacaagaaaacgacGGGGCGCACCTGTATGCTTCGGCCCGTTTTCTCCACGGCCGCGGCGGAGTACCCAAGGCCTCCGCCGAGGAAGCTGATCGACATCCCGAAGACGTCGACGACGGAGGACACGCCCGTCACCAGGCCCTTCACGATGTTGGGGATGAACGAGACGAcctgtgggtgaggggggggggggacgttaaGCCAGAAAGTAGATTTTGGGGGAATGGGTTTGTCTGGTGTTGGAAGGGAgaggttggtgatggtggtggtgttggtgttggtgttaatgttggtgttggtgttaatgttggtgttggtgttggtgttaatgttggtgttgatgttggtgttaatgttggtgttggtgttaatgttggtgttggtgttaatgttggtgttggtgttaatgttggtgttggtgttaatgttggtgttggtgttaatgttggtgttggtgttggtgttaatgttggtgttggtgttaatgttggtgttgttgttggtgttaatgttggtgttggtgttaatgttggtgttggtgttaatgttggtgttggtgttaatgttggtgttggtgttaatgttggtgttggtgttaatgttggtgttggtgttaatgttggtgttggtgttaatgttggtgttggtgttaatgttggtgttggtgttaatgttggtgttggtgttaatgttggtgttggtgttaatgttggtgttggtgttaatgttggtgttggtgttaatgttggtgttggtgttaatgttggtgttggtgttaatgttggtgttggtgttaatgttggtgttggtgttaatgttggtgttggtgttaatgttggtgttggtgttaatgttggtgttggtgttaatgttggtgttggtgttaatgttggtgttggtgttaatgttggtgttggtgttaatgttggtgttggtgttaatgttggtgttggtgttaatgttggtgttggtgttaatgttggtgttggtgttaatgttggtgttggtgttaatgttggtgttggtgttaatgttggtgttggtgttaatgttggtgttggtgttaatgttggtgttggtgttaatgttggtgttggtgttaatgttggtgttggtgttaa harbors:
- the LOC125024581 gene encoding uncharacterized protein LOC125024581 isoform X2, translated to MLFFLSLLLLEAVIAGAVEEEEEAGDNAEDDALGSMLAGFVAEWNPQKVGHARELRRIVRAAGRQARDLSMFLYPLASTASLAGQVVSFIPNIVKGLVTGVSSVVDVFGMSISFLGGGLGYSAAAVEKTGRSIQNLSSAMPAVVTGVLLAGTSLLFMFPNLQSWMVSGLASTGLMYG